A genomic window from Antedon mediterranea chromosome 4, ecAntMedi1.1, whole genome shotgun sequence includes:
- the LOC140047536 gene encoding cation channel sperm-associated auxiliary subunit beta-like codes for MQNIICDAVDEDDDSVIGNHALSESLFRRGHTPTLHIFNSTWSSYFHFPRIKRNVSNETWMMTIPRSLLSNLKEDFYEEFNVHAMLDYKMEVFTTKASLLDLNKEAILQWHLGEVLDTSQLLVTSINDIKLITVVSSCAPDVVLVAVAGIPSVLPICVSYANFMDLSDTSCYDLSQAICPDCSNLILLDMELTSTYLVVFTNYGVFVSKEITDFYKGYKLQLMFNYIHINDIEQESWINYELMHTSECQSALSVGLVSYECVNERSTLHILD; via the exons atgcAGAACATAATTTGTGATGCAGTAGATGAAGATGACGACAGTGTGATAGGAAACCATGCATTAAGTGAGAGTTTATTTCGCCGTGGACATACACCCACCCTACATATCTTTAATTCAACTTGGTCTAGCTATTTTCACTTTCCGAGAATAAAG AGAAATGTTAGCAATGAGACTTGGATGATGACCATTCCCAGAAGCCTTCTTAGCAATTTAAAAGAGG ATTTTTATGAAGAATTTAATGTTCATGCTATGTTGGACTACAAAATGGAGGTATTTACAACTAAAGCATCTCTTTTAGACttgaataaag AAGCAATACTGCAATGGCATCTTGGAGAAGTATTAGATACATCACAACTCTTAGTTACATCTATAAATGACATCAAGTTGATAACAGTTGTTAGTTCCTGTGCTCCTGATGTTGTGCTAGTTGCCGTTGCTGGCATACCATCAG TGTTACCTATTTGCGTGTCATATGCTAATTTTATGGATCTATCAGATACATCTTGTTATGATTTGAGCCAAGCAATTTGCCCAG ATTGTTCCAACTTGATTCTATTGGATATGGAACTTACATCTACTTATCTGGTTGTCTTTACGAATTATGGAGTGTTTGTCAGTAAAGAAATTACTGATTTCTACAAAGGTTATAAATTGCAG TTAATGTTTAATTACATTCACATCAATGACATAGAACAAGAAAGCTGGATTAACTATGAATTGATGCACACGTCAGAGTGTCAGTCTGCCCTCAGTGTTGGACTGGTGTCATATG AATGCGTTAATGAGCGTAGCACCTTACACATCTTGGATTGA